In Syntrophorhabdus sp., the sequence ATCCAGATCCTGAAATACTCACCCGCCGTTCCCCTGAACCGGAACGTGTACCGCGCAGTCTCCGGCGTCCCGCCGGTCAGCTCTCCCGTTTCCATCCTTTCCTTTAGACTCTTGGACCCTTGAACGCTTGAGACCTTGAACCTTCCTGCCCTGTCCGGTTCCTCAGGTACCTGTACGTTCTCTTCTTGAGAAGGGTGGTCGTGTATTCTTCCACCACGACCCGACCGGAGGGCGCCGGTGCCTGTCTCTCGGGGATGAAGATCACGGCCTCCTCACCGTTGTCGACGCGCACCCTGAACATGGCCGACGACGACTGCCCCCCGGCGGTCGTCTCCTTTCCGACGATGCTCGCTTCCATTGTTTTGCCCGTTGGTTTCGCGGGATCGAGGGCCGCGGCGTAGATACCGACAAGGACGATCACGATGATGGGCGCCCAGAGGAAAAGGAACCTCCTGAGCCGCGTCCTTTCGGCGTCGGTGTCAGCAGCCTTTCCCTTGTGACGAGCCGTTCCTGTACCCTTCTTTGCCATAGCTTTCAAAACTTAGCAGAAGCAGGAAAGGTTGTAAAGGTCTTCCGTGGTTTCATAAGCCGGGACTGTCTTTGCGGGCGGTTTTCTGGTAGAATTGGGCACTATGCGTGGTGTGTTCGATCTTAACTGCGATGTGGGTGAGTCCTTCGGGGCGTGGGTGATGGGGAATGACGCGGAGGTGATGCGCCATGTGACGTCCGCGAACATCGCCTGTGGTGTTCATGCCTCGGATCCGGGAGTGATGAGGAGAACCGCGTGGCTCTGCAAGCAATACGGTGTCATGGCCGGAGCGCACCCCGGTTACCCTGACCTCCAGGGATTCGGGAGGCGCCGCATGGATATGGAGCGCGGCGAGATCATCGACTGGGTGATCTACCAGGTGGGAGCGCTGAGAGGCTTCACATCCCTTGCGGGGATACCCCTCCGGCATGTGAAGCTTCACGGCGCATTATACAATCGTGTGTCACAGGAGGAAGAGCTCCTTCTCGACATCGCGGGCGCGGTTCGCGGGGCCTTCGGTGATGTCGTCTTCGTGACGCTTGCCTCCCCGGCTTCGGGAGAACTGAAGCAACGCTTCCGGTCTTCGGGTGTTCGTGTCGCCCTCGAGGCGTTTCCCGACCGGGCATATACCGAAGAGGGGGCGCTCGTCGCGCGCGGCCATGAGGGAGCGGTGATAAAGGATGCCAGGATCATTGCCAGTCGGGCGATAGGGATGGTGAGGGAAGGGTGCATAGAAAGCGTGAACGGGCGGCGGATAGCCTGCGAGATCGACACGCTCTGTATTCATGGCGACAACAAAGAGAGTGCCCTCGCCGCGCCGCTCATCCGGGAATATGCCGCCCGGGAGGGGATAGCGGTCAGGCCCCTCGTCTCTTTCGTGTGATCTCATGGATATCGAACGCTTCGGTGAACAGGGTATCAGGGTCATCTTCGGGCAGGCGATCGACGACGCGACCCATGAATCGGTGCGCCGTTTCTTCCTTTACACGAGCTCTCTCGGCATCCCCGGCATTACCGAGATCATCCCCTCCTTCAGGTCCTGTCTTATCCACTTCGACAGGGATCGCGCCCGCTTCGAAGACCTCACGGAAATGCTTAAGGCAATGGAGGACGATTGGCGAAGGATGCCTCTTCCCGATGTGCAGCGGGTCGAGATTCCCGTCATGTACGGAGGTGACTACGGGCCGGACATGGATTTCGTCTGCTCCTATTCGGGGCTTTCCCCCGATGAGGTCGTGGAGATCCACTCACGGGCCACCTACCGTGTCCATGCCCTGGGTTTCATGCCCGGATTTCCCTATCTCGGTCCGCTCGACAGGAGGATCTATGTGCCGCGGCAGGAGACACCCGTCCTCAAGGTTCCCCAGGGTTCGGTGGGCATCGCCCAGCTTCAGACCGGGATCTATCCCTTCGAGTCGCCGGCGGGCTGGCGGATCATCGGCAGGACCATGGTCAGGCTCTTCGATCATCTGAATCCGCCTTTCAGTCTTCTCAATTTTGGTGATATCGTGAGGTTCGTGCGGGTATGATAGAGGTTCTCAGTCCGGGTTTTCTGTCCATCGTTGTGGACCGCGGCAGGCAGGGCTACGGACACATAGGTGTCCCGTCTTCCCGGGAGCTCGATCGCCATGCCTCGGCGATTGCGCGCTATCTCGTCGGCATACCCGAGGATGCACCCCTCATCGAGGTCATGGGAAACGACCTCAGGTTGCGTATCCTGGAAGAGATGACCTTTGCCATCACGGGAGCGAAGGTCAAGGCCGCTTTCGAAGGTGAGCCCCTGCGTCCCTGGTCGGCCGTTCACGCGAAGAAGGGCGGTGTCCTGCGGGTCGCGGAGGTTCTGGAGGGGTTGCGGTATTACGTGGCGTTCTCGGGCGTCATCGATGTGGAACCCGTGATGGGCAGCTCAACGACAAATCTCGAATGTACCTTCGGCGGTTTTCACGGCAGGCCCCTCATGAAGGGAGACAGGCTGACATTGCGGGACATCCGTGAACCCGCCGGGCTCCTGACCGTTCCCGAAACAATGATACCCTCCACGCGGGAGCCCCACCTGATCAGGGTCATCACCGGCCCCGAGGCCGACCGTTTCGCGCCCGGGTCGGTCAGATTCCTGGCGAAGCGGAAGGAAACGGTTCTTTTCAAGGCCACCTCGAGGCTCAACCGGACGGGTATTCGCCTTGAAGGGGACCCGCTCATCTTCCGGGACGACGCGGAGCAGAGCATCATATCCGAGGGCCTCCTGCCGGGAACCATCCAGGTCCCGCCCGATGGGCACCCCATCATCACCCTCGCGGAGCGGACCGTCGGAGGCTACGCCCGGCTGGCAACGGTGGCGGACGCGGACATGGACGCGCTGGCCCAGATAAGACCAGGGGACAGGGTCGTCCTGAGCTCCATCGATATCGCCGAGGCCGAGCGCCTCTGGAGGGCGGGAAGGGACGCGCGTTCTTTTTACTGCAAGAAACAGTAAAGAGGACAGGTAATAGGTCATAGGTTATAGGTGATAGGAAGATTTCCCCATTACCCATGGCCTATGACCCATTACCTGTCTTCTTCTTAACCTTTCTTCACATCTTTCGATAAAAGTGCAAGGGAGAACAAAAAAAAGGAGGGTTGTATTGTGAAAGAATTCATGCGCAATTTGAGCATTACACAAAAGATGCTTGTTTCACCTGTCGTGGCAGCGACCCTGATCGCTGCCTCAGGCATTGCCTTCTATCTCTTCTTTCCCGGTTCAGTGAATCCTGTCATTTTCGCCGTCATGGCCGCCGCGGTGGTTGTCGT encodes:
- a CDS encoding biotin-dependent carboxyltransferase, whose amino-acid sequence is MIEVLSPGFLSIVVDRGRQGYGHIGVPSSRELDRHASAIARYLVGIPEDAPLIEVMGNDLRLRILEEMTFAITGAKVKAAFEGEPLRPWSAVHAKKGGVLRVAEVLEGLRYYVAFSGVIDVEPVMGSSTTNLECTFGGFHGRPLMKGDRLTLRDIREPAGLLTVPETMIPSTREPHLIRVITGPEADRFAPGSVRFLAKRKETVLFKATSRLNRTGIRLEGDPLIFRDDAEQSIISEGLLPGTIQVPPDGHPIITLAERTVGGYARLATVADADMDALAQIRPGDRVVLSSIDIAEAERLWRAGRDARSFYCKKQ
- the pxpB gene encoding 5-oxoprolinase subunit PxpB; this encodes MDIERFGEQGIRVIFGQAIDDATHESVRRFFLYTSSLGIPGITEIIPSFRSCLIHFDRDRARFEDLTEMLKAMEDDWRRMPLPDVQRVEIPVMYGGDYGPDMDFVCSYSGLSPDEVVEIHSRATYRVHALGFMPGFPYLGPLDRRIYVPRQETPVLKVPQGSVGIAQLQTGIYPFESPAGWRIIGRTMVRLFDHLNPPFSLLNFGDIVRFVRV
- a CDS encoding LamB/YcsF family protein, with translation MRGVFDLNCDVGESFGAWVMGNDAEVMRHVTSANIACGVHASDPGVMRRTAWLCKQYGVMAGAHPGYPDLQGFGRRRMDMERGEIIDWVIYQVGALRGFTSLAGIPLRHVKLHGALYNRVSQEEELLLDIAGAVRGAFGDVVFVTLASPASGELKQRFRSSGVRVALEAFPDRAYTEEGALVARGHEGAVIKDARIIASRAIGMVREGCIESVNGRRIACEIDTLCIHGDNKESALAAPLIREYAAREGIAVRPLVSFV